From Canis lupus familiaris isolate Mischka breed German Shepherd chromosome 32, alternate assembly UU_Cfam_GSD_1.0, whole genome shotgun sequence:
CGTCTTAGGGACTGGAAGCCTCcaggcccccgccgccgccgccgccgccgcgccgaaGCCAGCCCAGAGCCCGGCGGACGCAGCGCACctggcggagggggcggggcgccccGTCTCCCCACGCGGGCGGGtctgcccgccgccgcccccctccGCCAGCCACCATCCCGTCCCCACCCGCGTCCCACCCATCGGCATCTGACCGAGAGCAGGGGCTGGCGACGAAGGGCCTATCCCCGCAACCTGCCGCACGGCAGCCTTTCTACTCCCTCCCCCCACGGCGAGTGCAGCGCCACGCCGCCTCTCCCACGCCTTAGGTCAGGTCTCTGGTCCAGGGTGGGCAgcacttaaaagaaaagaaagaaagaaatgtttttaattgctTTCAAGCACCGCTCCCTTCCGCCCCTCACCTTCACGAAAGCAATCGGGGTTGTGGTACCTTCGACATCTAACAGGATGACGGTGACTTCGGCGGGCACGGGAAGCACGACCATCTCCCTGCCGGATGCAAGCACCGGAATCGGCCTACTAgcgggagggcggagggcggcgcCCACTGCGCCCCGACACGGTCCTGGGCTGCCCACGGCCCCGCGGGAACGTGCCGCCCGGCACCCGCGTGCGGCCCGGAGCACGAGGGGCAGGGCCGCGCCGCCCAAGGCGCACAGCACCGCGGCACGGGCGTCCGCCGCCACCCAGCAGCCCGGGCCCGAGGCCGACACCAcgtgggcggggggaggggcggcctcGCGGAGCCcgagcgggcgggggcgggcacaGGCGGCGACGCCGATTGGCCACCAGAGGGCCCCGAACGCGGCCCGTCCACGTGGGCCTCGCGTGGGCGGGAACAAAGAAGCGAGCGCGGGAGCCGGGTGCGCGGGCGCGCGCGCGCCCTCCGCAGACTGGTGGAGCGAGCGGGAGCGGCCCGGGGCACGTGCAGACGGGAGCCCCGCGAGTGGCGCGCCGGGGATGTGAGTGCCCCTTGCCCCCTACGGCACctaccccctccccgcccaccgcCTCCGCTTTGGCGTGTTTACAGTAACCGGGCCGGGCTCGCGGCCCTCCTCCCGCCCGCAGCCTGCCGGAGAGGCCGTGCCGGGGCCGGGACTGGGACTGGCCGGCCTGACTGCGTGGGCCCGGGCTCCGGCCGACCGGCTGCGGAGGCCCCCGCGCGCCCGCTTCCTGCTCGGCTGGTTCCAGCCGGCTCGAGGACGAAACACGCGTGCGCGCGGCGGGCggacgggcgggcgggcgcgctcGCTGTCTCGGCCGCCGGCGCCGGGCGCAGTCCGCCTGTGTCGGGAGCAGCCCGGCCACGGTGCTAATCGAGAGcagcggccgccgccgccgccgcccccgccgccgccgcagtCCGCACTGGGGGACCGAGGGCTTTGGGAAGAGGCGGGGCTGACGGCTCTTTGCTAGCAGTGGGCTGGACCGGACGCCAGAGACAAAGGCTCTCAAGACCGGAGGGACGGTGGCCCTGCGACGGCGCTGCTCGGACTCCTGAGCCCGGGACTCTTCGCCCCTTCGTTTTCCTCTTCTGACGCTTCTCTCCTCTTAAGCCCGCGCCCCCTCACCCACGACCTCGCTCCTCACCGGGAGGGCCGCGATGGAGGTCCCGCCCCGGCTCTCCCATGTGCCGCCGCCATTGTTCCCCTCCGCTCCCGCGACTTTAGCCTCCCGCAGCCTTTCCCATTGGCGGCCGCGGGCGCCGCGGCAGCTCGCCCCGCTCCTCCCTTCGCTCGCTTCCAGCTCGGCCCGGCAGGGGGCGCGCCGGGCCCAACGCCACGTCACCGCCCAGCAGCCCTCCCGATTGGCGGGCGGGGCGGCTATAAAGGGAGGGCGCAGGCGGCGCCCGGATCTCTTCCGCCGCCATTTTAAATCCAGCTCCATACAACGCtccgccgccgctgctgccgcGACCCGGACTGCGCGCCAGCACCCCCCGGCCGACAACTCCGCCGCCATGGAGGACATGAACGAGTACAGCAACATAGAGGAGTTCGCAGAGGGATCCAAGATCAACGCGAGCAAGAATCAGCAGGATGACGGGTACCGCAcgcctctctcttcttttccccctcccccagcgcgCCGCACGCGCCTTTCGTCCCTCTGGAGCCGCGCGCTGCCACGGCTCTTGCCCCGAGTCGATTCCCCGCGTGCCCGCTGGGCCCCACTCGctcagagggaagaagaaagtagGAGACGGAGGGGGTGACTCGAGAGGCCCGCGGAAGGTGGGGGAAGGGCGGGGGAGTTGGAGGAGGAGGGCGGCGGCGTCCGTGTCCCGAGTGCGCAGGCGCCGCGTGGGgcccgagggggaggggccggccTCGCTGCGCCACATGCTGCAGCTGCCGCCGCCTTTTCATTGTGTCTGTATCGGGGCCCCCGCACGGCTTCCCTGCGGAGTGTAGGGAATCCTTGCTTTGGGAATCCGTGTGTGACTGGTACCCGGATCTCCTTCAGAATGCGTTGGGAGTTCTTGAGGTGGAACGTTGCTTTGACAGCTGCGGAAGAGGTAGAGTAGACCTAAGTTGTGAGGGATCAACTTTAGGAAGTTGGGTTTATAAGGCTGAAGCGATGTTGAATATGCTTTCTTGGCTTCGTTGAAACTTCGTATGACGAGGTGTGGTGAGCAAGCTGTCCATTCGTTGTTTCGAATAAGTGACCTCGATGGAATCTGAGGGGTTTTGTGGTCTTTTGTTCATACGTGATCTGTAGACACTGAATTATTTGCACACGCATTGCTTCTTCCTGTTCGTTTCGTAAACCTAATTCCCCAACTGAGGTAATCCTGCGGGGTgctgctaatcttttttttttttaataacttcattTCTAGTAAAATGTTTATTGGAGGCTTGAGCTGGGATACAAGCAAGAAAGATCTGACTGAATATTTGTCTCGATTTGGGGAAGTTGTAGACTGTACAATTAAGACAGATCCAGTGACTGGAAGATCAAGAGGATTTGGATTTGTGCTTTTCAAAGATGCTGCTAGTGTTGATAAGGTAGGAGCAGGTTCCGCATTGTGCTGCTTCTGTGTTTTTGCAAATTGGGGGTTTGGTTGTATATTGTCAGATTAAACGCACTTGTCTTCTAGGTTTTGGAACTGAAAGAACACAAACTGGATGGCAAGTTGATAGACCCCAAAAGGGCCAAAGCTTTAAAAGGGAAAGAACCCCCAAAAAAGGTTTTTGTGGGTGGATTGAGCCCAGATACTTCCGAAGaacaaattaaagaatattttggagCCTTTGGAGAGGTGCGCTGTGTTTTTATATGTCTTTCATACTTGGAATGTTTATATACATGAGTGTTCGTCCCCAGCCTTTTACAGAATTGATTGATTTGTCAGGTGATGGGAAGAGGTTAAAATTAACTGCTTGAGTCCCTTCTAGTCACTGTACCTTAAATTACTGTTTTCTGTGCTGTGATAGAAACCAACATCTAATTTATTTTGGCCAAAACACGGGTGCTTTGGAGGTGGTGGTCAGTATTTGGAATTAATAACCAGTGGCATCTCTTGGGtacaaaatgataataaatgaagTTTTGCTCTCTAACTGCTTCACAGATGAAGCTTTGTGGTGTGATACTGATAATAAAATAGGTGTTTCTGTACAGAAGTAATCTGACTAGAGGAATAGACAACATGTTATACTGAAGTTTGAAAAGAATCTTTGGAATTCTAAAACACTTTGGTAGCTTTTACCATTACTGGATGATGTTGAATGTGCTTCTTGATTTCAGATTGAAAATATTGAACTTCCCATGGATACAAAAACAAACGAAAGaagaggattttgttttattacctATACAGACGAAGAGCCAGTAAAGAAATTGTTAGAAAGCAGATATCATCAAATTGGTTCTGGGAAGGTAaagccattttgtttttattaagtgaaaatttagaggatgttttttgttttcgaATGTGAGATTTCTCAATTTATGAGAATAGAATGGCTTGACCTTACAGTAAAaactccaggtttttttttttttttttcttatgtgtatATAGTGTGAAATCAAAGTTGCACAACCCAAAGAGGTATATAggcagcaacagcaacaacaaaaaggaggaagaggtgcTGCAGCTGGTGGACGAGGTGGTACTAGGGGTCGTGGACGAGGTGAGACTTAATCCTTTGGGACCTAAATCTTTGGATATGACTCCCCATGGTTTAGGCTGTAAACTGCTAAATAGGAATAAGCCCATAAGAAAATTCAGCCAGATTTCCAACATAAAAATGCTCTCATTGGTGGGTGGGTTTTTGTTTACTGGTTTCGCCTCCTCAAAGAATGGCCACTAGGACACTGTCAGTGTCCTTACTAATGGCAAGGTGATGACCATTTAATGTAGTTGAGATTACATGATACACCATGGCATGCTAGTTTTTTGGGGGACAGGAGTCCTTGTTTTGTCTTGATTTTCCTTAAATTTAGGAAGCTTGATAACTGGCACAATTGGACTTTCTGCCCCCTTTTTAACCACAACTAGAATAAAAACTTTCTCAGGTAACAATATAGCTGTCCATTCCACCTGTTAAGGGTTTTCAGAGTGAGGGCCAGGAACACAACATTGTATTAGGATTGGGAGTCAGAAGTCGTTTCCTAACAATCATTGTGCATTGTTTCAGGTCAGGGCCAAAACTGGAACCAAGGATTTAATAACTATTATGATCAAGGATATGGAAATTACAATAGTGCCTATGGTGGTGATCAAAACTATAGTGGCTATGGCGGCTATGATTATACTGGGTATAACTATGGGAACTATGGATATGGACAGGGATATGCAGACTACAGTGGTAAGAATATTTAACTTAATCTCATACACCAATGGTATTAGAATTCCGTGTTAAAGTACATTCTCGTTCTGAAATTGGGGGGGGGTCCATTCTTGAAGTGTTTTGGAGTTAAGTTTTTGAGGCATCTGATAGTCCTAGGTTGATTATCCTAATGTAGATATTTTGGTTGTTAGAAACGTTTTAGAATATGTGTTATGTGATTAGTTTATAATGGGCATTTAATATATCTGCTATTTTAATATTTGGCATGCAGAGttgtacatttttaatagttttctaaAGTATTTATAATGAAACCATTTTGTGGAAAACtatcttaatataattttttttgtattttcaaaataggCCAACAGAGCACTTACGGCAAGGCGTCTAGAGGGGGTGGCAATCACCAAAACAATTACCAGCCATACTAAAGGAGGACATTGGAGAAAACAGGTGTGTGTAAGAGTACAAGAAACCAGTGGAAAtatctataatttaatttaaagatcaatagacaaatgaaaaataagtaaaaacaaaatattacgTAGTCTGTTTTTactaaattgttaattttttaattgctttatgaGCCCGTTTTGCCTAAAGTGTCTATAGATCTTTAACTTTAAAAGTCTTATCTCACTTTCTTTAGTATTACAGAAAAACTTAAGagtttttctgtttgctttgtgtACCAGGTGGTCTAGAGGAATAATTAAACTTTTTTAGAACTATTAACAGGTAAAGTACTGAAATGGGTACAACTTAAGGAAAACAAGAATGTTGTCTTCTAACTCTGACATTATACCTTGTTTGTACCCGCCAGCGGGAACTTCATTGCAGGCCGTGTGTCACCCTGACCACGTCTATCTCTGGGGGTCGCACGTTGCGGGCAGAGCGCAAGGCATACACCAGAAAACGCTGTCCTGTGGTATGGTCTCTTCCAACTTCATGTACCAGCGTAAAGATTAAAGTGGAAAACTTCAGACTTTGgcttcttttttaatctttttgaagatTAAGTGTCTAAACTTAACTTAAATGGTTTTTTACAGGAGTTAAAGTACATAAATGCCTTTTTACAGCTTAATCATTTTGGTCTTCTGTTTAGTGTTGTATTTCAATTGTGGAGCCTCATTTTAAGTGTTCATTCTTTAAGATTtaatgcttgctttttctttttatagctaaTAGTGAAATCTACAAACcaaaacaagaactttaaaatctGGAATATAAATTAAAGATCATATGCACACAGCAATTTGTTTCTTACAACATAATAAGCCtattagaaattcatttttgtaAGTATGTTTTTTGGCTTACTAGAGATGCTTCTAGTAGACCTTAATCTAGCACAGTTGAACCTGTGAATATGGGAAGATTGTATTCCCCAATTTCtttactaaatttaaattttgtattatttgggaaCACCAGGGTAAATTTATTAATTACCCAAATTACATTTTGCTATTGAATATGCATGTGATCTTTAATTattgaagaaaagaataaattgaggACTTAAAACAATTCATGAAAGTGGACCTTTGAAAGCTTTCAGAGTTGCACAAATCtaattgctattttgtttttgtttttaggaggaGATTGCTTAAAGTTAACCCATCTTGCAGGACGACATTGAAGATTGGTCTTCTGTTGATCTAAGATGATTATTTTGTAAAAGACTTTCTAGTGTACAAGACACAACCGTGTCCAACTGTATATAGCCGCCAAttagtttcctttgtttttactttgtcttttgcTATCTGTGTTACGACTCGATGTGGATTTGtgtttatacaaattttatttgtatgattTCATGTTAAACCTCAAATAAATGCTTCCTTATGTGATTGTTTTTCTGCGTCAGGTACTAAATAGCTCTGTAAAAgtgtaatttaaaataagcaataattGAGGCGCAGTTTATTTTGTAGGAAGATTTGGTCCATGAGGAAAAACTGTGGTCCTTTATGAATAGCCAGCTACAGTGTCCCCCTGTTCCCCATTTTTGTTAGATGTATACTATTCTCTAAGGCTTCATTTCCCTGCTGAGGTTTCCACCACACTTTTAATGTTTCTTCTCTGTGTATCTGGAGAGCTTGTCATAATGTCATTAGTGGAAGATTTCCAGCTGACCATCAATCTTCTGGACTGTATTTTTGGAAAAGTGCACCTTTTTGGCACAAGGCATGTTGGTAGCTCCTTTCATGAATAGGAAAGATTGGTTTGTTTCTGTCTCTGGGAAGCCATTTATTTTATGCTAAATCAGAATCAGTCTGCTAGGAAGAGCTTTGGCTAATCATAATACCATGACTTTTAATTCTCTTGATTAAAATGTCCAGATATACACAGGGAAAGGCACTGTTAAACTGTATATAGGAGCTGCAGTTTAAGAGTATCAGAGATGGTTAAATTTTAACAAGCATTTTGGCAGATAGGTAGGTTGAAACTTGAGCAAAAGTTAGATTCAGTTACTTGGAAGTGTAGTGGCTGAGGAAATTAGTTGTATTCTGTTCCGTATTGTCACAGCAAGCACCAAACTGAACAAAATGTTTAATATTGGGACATTTTCAGGAAGCTATTTTGGGTATTAACTGTTAAGGTGGTGTGAGTTTAAGAAGTCATGGTAGTAGGTTGCATCATTTTTAATGCATTAGTGCATGAGCTGAGTAGTTAAGCATACCCAGATTCAGACATAGGAAAGAGTAGTGGGGGGGGAAATACACTTTAAATTTTACGTATGTCGGTGCAAATCTAAGTGACCAAGTTATTAAAACATCTTCCTGGTGTATCAAAAGGCAGTTTTAGCTTTAGATTTTGGAGAATTTCCTGGGTAATTTcaagttttgaattttatgttcAGTGTAGTTGGTACTAAGATAACAGTTTTGTTTCTGGTTCCACATTAGTCTCTAGCCTTGACCTACATGTTCACCTGTGGAATAGTTGATCTCACcttcaaaatgtaaatttttcgTGTTGATGAAcctgccttttgttttatttggtgcCTGCAACTTCCTTTGTTCAATGATGTTTGTACTTGCTGGCTATCAAGTTACAATGCACTTGGCCTCCTTTTGCTCTTGTTTTGCTATTTGACCTTAAACCTAGGCCAAGTACCAATCAATGTTGGTTATTGCAAGGGActgtttattctttaaacatgCAACCTTAGGGAACAAGggagattttcattttaagttatgTTGTCAAAAGTCTGTAGGTGCAGTGTCTTTAGGGCAGTGAATCCTGTTAAGTTCAAATTTATGAATAGGTGACAAGTTGACATTGAGATTGTCCTTTCCCTGagcaaaaaatgaataaaggctttttaaacaaaatccaaaCTTTTCAATCAAGTCTTGATATATATGACTGAAGAAATACACTTATATCTAGAGATTGTTTgagatttacaaaaaaacaaaagaatgcatTTGTCTATTCTTCCTCAAGGGGCTTTGGActctaaaattcagattttagtGTCTATGGATGCCAACTGATGTAAGTTTTTAATATGGCAAGGCTAAACTGTCCATACTAACTTTAGCTGAATGATAGTTACCAAGGTGTCATCCTGAAGTATTTTTAGAACTAAATAATTTGACTAATTTGAAAGGGGTAAGGATTGAAATTCTGAAGTCCACAAACCTACTCAAGTAACCTGTGTATCTTGTTAAATGTGCTTCCTGAATGGTTTTGAGCACGTTTTGTATGGTGTCACTTACCTAatagaaacttttaattttgctaatattctgtAGTCTCCTGTTGATTAGATTAAGAATATTTAAGAGTTAAGATGTCTGTTGGGATACTAACGTGGATAAGCAGAGTTTTTATCTATCCCATTCCCTGTTCCATCTTTCAAAATGGTGACAGGGGCTGGATTTTTGCtaattgttaattttaataatttttaatatctgaaaatttcATCACTTTCCATTACGATTTTTTGATAGGATGTCAACCACAGGATGCTGTTTCACTGATTAAAAGTGATTCAAGGACATTGCAGGTGTACTGCAACTTTTGTTACCTTTCCTATGAAGTCATTCAAAAATACTGTCGTAAAAAATATGAGTTGTCTTAGGGTTATAGTTGGGATCTCATAGTTTTGTCTTGAAATAGTTGGATGTGGGATTTGAACAAATTTTGGTTGAATGGCAAATAAAAATTTCACCTTTGACTTCTCAACCACTGCTGTCTATAAACTAGGGTAGAAAATAGTGCTTTCCTGGGAATTACAGGCTAATGGACATTCTGAAGATGTGTATTTAAAGTGGCAGTTTAATCTCTGgttttagtctttatttaaaagatgagTACTTTAGTGGAGCGTgcatcttgatctcagggttgtaagtttgagccccatgttgggtgtagagattactttttaaatacgTTAAAAGTGTACCTCCATTTGGGGGGAGGTATATTAACCATCTCACAAGGTATTGGGACCGAGTCGTAGTTCGAAAAAAGGATATTCAGTGTACCTCTtacttaaaatatagaaattttgaaTAACGTTTAAAGTTCGGGCTTACCAAAGGCCAACGCAGCTGAGAAAAACGTGAGAAACACTGCTGCAGACAAGTTGACATAAGCTGTTCCAGTGGTTATCTCTTGGAAATCTGACCAGAAATTAATCCTGACTCCAAAAAATTCATGtctatacataaatatttaagtgtaGTTTCAGAAAGATGATATCTTTGAAAGCCATCTATTTTAAAAGGCTCATGaggttgttggctttttttttttttttttttaagattttatttattcatgagagacaaacctaggcagaaggagaagcaggctccatgctgtatatgggactggatcccaggactccaggatcacaccctgggttgaaggcaggtgctaaaccgctgagccacccaggcatcctgaagttgttggcttttttttataactaaaatttcCAGATTATCGATGAGGTTGCACAAAGGGTTTCTTCAGATGTTCTCTACTTTGTGTGTTGGCTGGTTAACAGTGTTGTGAAAGATCAGAGCAACCCCACAAAAGGCCCTTAGGCAAAATTTTTATTAACCCTGGTTTTTCAAATTGGAGAAATTAGCTAATTGGAAAtagcaattctgtacattttgGAATCTTGATTTCTATCccattaagcatctgagtcttagATTTTGAACAGAAGCTTTTGTCACCTCCAGGAATGACCTGTCAGcagtctttaatacattttaagtgctcagatCTTTGGAAAGTAAGGTTTTTGTTACAATTGACTTTTTTCCCTCTAATGACCAATCTGCAGCAAACTACTTATTCTCGTGAGAGGTCTGTCCTATGGAATTGACTGATTAAGTTGTCTTGAACCATGAGACAGTTGGGACAGTTTCTCCTAGACAATGCAATCAGAGGGATGGAAGAACAGTAATAGTGGGGGCTAAATGGTATTTTTAGGGTTCTTTAACCGTTTCCATAACTAGGACAACCTTTATATTCTTTCATAGACTTTAGGGGGGTTCGTTTTGCCCAATGTGAGC
This genomic window contains:
- the HNRNPDL gene encoding heterogeneous nuclear ribonucleoprotein D-like isoform X2 — encoded protein: MEVPPRLSHVPPPLFPSAPATLASRSLSHWRPRAPRQLAPLLPSLASSSARQGARRAQRHVTAQQPSRLAGGAAIKGGRRRRPDLFRRHFKSSSIQRSAAAAAATRTARQHPPADNSAAMEDMNEYSNIEEFAEGSKINASKNQQDDGKMFIGGLSWDTSKKDLTEYLSRFGEVVDCTIKTDPVTGRSRGFGFVLFKDAASVDKVLELKEHKLDGKLIDPKRAKALKGKEPPKKVFVGGLSPDTSEEQIKEYFGAFGEIENIELPMDTKTNERRGFCFITYTDEEPVKKLLESRYHQIGSGKCEIKVAQPKEVYRQQQQQQKGGRGAAAGGRGGTRGRGRGQQSTYGKASRGGGNHQNNYQPY
- the HNRNPDL gene encoding heterogeneous nuclear ribonucleoprotein D-like isoform X1, translating into MEVPPRLSHVPPPLFPSAPATLASRSLSHWRPRAPRQLAPLLPSLASSSARQGARRAQRHVTAQQPSRLAGGAAIKGGRRRRPDLFRRHFKSSSIQRSAAAAAATRTARQHPPADNSAAMEDMNEYSNIEEFAEGSKINASKNQQDDGKMFIGGLSWDTSKKDLTEYLSRFGEVVDCTIKTDPVTGRSRGFGFVLFKDAASVDKVLELKEHKLDGKLIDPKRAKALKGKEPPKKVFVGGLSPDTSEEQIKEYFGAFGEIENIELPMDTKTNERRGFCFITYTDEEPVKKLLESRYHQIGSGKCEIKVAQPKEVYRQQQQQQKGGRGAAAGGRGGTRGRGRGQGQNWNQGFNNYYDQGYGNYNSAYGGDQNYSGYGGYDYTGYNYGNYGYGQGYADYSGQQSTYGKASRGGGNHQNNYQPY